From the genome of Anopheles merus strain MAF chromosome X, AmerM5.1, whole genome shotgun sequence, one region includes:
- the LOC121594834 gene encoding uncharacterized protein LOC121594834: MSDTLNRLPIVDPTVRIIPTKELRKFIGTKLSVASPSTPAAVRDIHTTFNPGKRATKTANKPGSEAQTGASIDFTEQERTIIGHMVAASLKGQGPEFGTVDLLPAEDDETVQPNKGDITLNLADLKWLYGALRDLRQTDPTVPYLHALLAGCRLKLPENPICERNPELEARCQRLRKEQEDREYHRMTKNVDSIRKHMPEETISYQMKQINRHLIAVAQFLFSVAAGFAFGFIGIELLIGQLDFGFRLLLGIIIALIIALAEIYFLAKKLNEEYELPPPPARITKEGPITTPNGPRLTGKQHQE, translated from the exons atGAGTGACACACTGAACCGGCTGCCGATTGTGGATCCCACGGTCCGGATCATACCGACGAAGGAATTGCGCAAGTTCATCGGCACCAAACTGTCGGTGGCATCGCCATCAACCCCCGCCGCCGTGCGGGACATCCACACTACATTCAATCCTGGCAAGCGGGCCACAAAAACAGCCAACAAACCGGGCAGTGAAGCGCAAACGGGGGCGAGTATTGATTTTACCGAGCAGGAGCGAACCATCATCGGTCACATGGTGGCGGCGTCACTGAAGGGACAAGGGCCCGAATTCGGTACGGTCGACCTGCTGCCAGCGGAAGACGACGAAACGGTGCAGCCGAACAAGGGCGACATCACGCTGAACCTAGCCGATCTGAAGTGGTTGTACGGGGCGCTGCGCGATCTGCGCCAAACCGACCCGACCGTACCGTACCTGCACGCGCTGCTGGCCGGGTGCCGGCTGAAGCTGCCCGAAAATCCGATCTGCGAGCGCAACCCCGAGCTGGAGGCACGCTGCCAGCGGCTGCGCAAGGAGCAGGAGGACCGGGAGTATCACCGGATGACGAAGAACGTGGACAGCATCCGCAAGCACATGCCGGAGGAAACGATAAGCTATCAGA TGAAACAAATCAACCGGCACCTGATAGCGGTCGCCCAATTTCTATTTTCCGTTGCGGCCGGGTTCGCGTTTGGCTTCATCGGGATCGAGCTGCTCATCGGGCAGCTAGATTTTGGTTTCCGCCTGCTGCTGGGCATCATCATTGCGCTCATCATCGCGCTGGCCGAAATTTACTTCCTCGCGAAGAAGCTGAACGAGGAGTATGAGCTACCACCGCCGCCCGCCCGTATCACGAAGGAAGGTCCCATCACCACCCCGAACGGGCCGCGATTAACCGGCAAACAGCACCAGGAATGA
- the LOC121594838 gene encoding glutathione S-transferase 1-1, with amino-acid sequence MKLYAVSDGPPSLAVRMALEALNIPYEHVSVDYGKAEHLTEEYEKMNPQKEIPVLDDDGFFLSESNAILQYLCEKYAPTSDLYPNDPKDRALVNHRLCFNLAFLYPQISAYVMAPIFFDYERTAIGLKKLHLALAAFETYLQRTGTRYAAGSGLTIADFPLVTSVMCLEAIGFGLGERYPKVQAWYDGFKQAHPSLWAIAAKGMEEIAEFEKNPPDLTGMVHPIHPIRKPAAK; translated from the exons ATGAAGCTGTACGCTGTTTCCGATGGCCCACCGTCCCTGGCCGTCCGTATGGCCCTGGAAGCGCTCAACATACCGTACGAGCACGTCAGCGTCGATTACGGCAAGGCGGAACATCTTACCGAGGAGTACGAGAAG ATGAATCCGCAAAAGGAAATTCCCGTGCTGGACGATGACGGGTTCTTCCTGAGCGAAAGCAATGCCATCCTGCAGTACCTGTGCGAAAAGTACGCACCGACCAGCGACCTCTACCCGAACGACCCGAAGGACCGCGCGCTCGTGAACCATCGTCTGTGCTTTAACCTGGCCTTTCTCTATCCGCAAATATCCGCCTACGTCATGGCGCCGATCTTCTTCGACTACGAGCGTACGGCGATCGGGCTGAAGAAGCTGCACCTCGCCCTGGCTGCCTTCGAAACGTATCTGCAGCGCACCGGGACCAGGTACGCGGCGGGCAGCGGGCTGACGATTGCCGACTTTCCGCTCGTCACCTCCGTGATGTGCCTGGAGGCGATCGGGTTCGGGCTGGGCGAACGTTACCCGAAGGTGCAGGCGTGGTACGACGGGTTCAAGCAGGCCCACCCGTCGCTGTGGGCGATTGCGGCCAAGGGCATGGAGGAGATTGCCGAGTTCGAGAAGAACCCCCCGGACCTGACCGGCATGGTGCACCCGATCCATCCGATCCGGAAGCCGGCAgcgaaataa